One region of Halomicrobium sp. LC1Hm genomic DNA includes:
- a CDS encoding mandelate racemase/muconate lactonizing enzyme family protein, protein MTLNRFTLPLTTPLSTAHGRIESREGFVVGFEHRGTVGVGEATPLPGWTESLDDCEAALTTALETYAERGHSAALLELDAATVPAARHGVATALLDADARADGVSLARWFDPDAGTGSVPVNATVGDGSVEETTRAARAAVDDGFDCLKLKAGVRSVADDVERVRAVRAAVGDDVTIRVDANGAWDRDSARRAFEAFAPLGVAYVEQPLPATDLDGHAALGNETVGVAIDEGFCEHTAAAVLATDVDAVILKPMVLGGPGNAHTIAMRARESGIEPIVTTTIDAAVARAAAIHVAAAIPAVEPCGLATADALADDLTDDPAPVSDGRIAVPEGEGLGIDPEEVGL, encoded by the coding sequence ATGACACTGAACCGATTCACGCTCCCGCTGACGACGCCGCTGTCGACTGCCCACGGCCGGATCGAGTCCCGAGAGGGATTCGTCGTCGGGTTCGAGCACCGCGGGACGGTCGGCGTCGGCGAGGCGACGCCGTTGCCCGGCTGGACGGAGTCGCTCGATGACTGCGAGGCGGCGCTGACGACGGCACTGGAAACCTACGCGGAGCGTGGCCACAGCGCGGCGCTGCTGGAACTGGACGCGGCGACGGTGCCGGCGGCGCGCCACGGCGTCGCGACGGCATTGCTCGACGCCGACGCCCGCGCCGACGGCGTGTCCCTCGCCCGCTGGTTCGATCCGGACGCCGGGACCGGGTCGGTGCCGGTGAACGCGACGGTCGGCGACGGGAGCGTCGAGGAGACGACGCGGGCGGCCAGAGCGGCGGTCGACGACGGGTTCGACTGCCTGAAGCTGAAAGCCGGCGTGCGCTCGGTCGCGGACGACGTCGAGCGCGTGCGGGCGGTCCGTGCTGCCGTCGGAGACGACGTGACGATCAGAGTCGACGCCAACGGCGCGTGGGACCGAGACAGCGCCCGGCGGGCGTTCGAGGCGTTCGCCCCGCTGGGCGTCGCCTACGTCGAGCAACCGCTGCCGGCCACCGATCTCGACGGCCACGCAGCCCTCGGGAACGAGACCGTCGGCGTTGCCATCGACGAGGGCTTTTGCGAGCACACGGCCGCAGCGGTGTTGGCCACCGACGTCGACGCCGTGATCCTCAAGCCGATGGTGCTTGGCGGCCCCGGCAACGCCCACACGATCGCGATGCGGGCCCGAGAGTCGGGTATCGAGCCGATAGTGACGACGACGATCGACGCCGCCGTCGCGCGGGCGGCCGCGATCCACGTCGCGGCCGCGATTCCGGCCGTCGAACCCTGCGGGCTCGCGACCGCCGACGCGCTCGCGGACGACCTGACGGACGATCCGGCCCCGGTGAGCGACGGCCGCATCGCCGTCCCCGAGGGCGAGGGTCTCGGCATCGATCCCGAGGAGGTCGGATTGTGA
- a CDS encoding class I adenylate-forming enzyme family protein encodes MVRLPDPEEWPVENPLPGRSNDLLRERARATPDATALIDTDGGDTWTYAEFDSRVEAWRGGLAALVDEPAPRIGLVLPTGPAFATALFAIARQNGVAVALNVREATETVARQATTAGVDAVLCSPATESTARAVAPSEAVVCSIAKPSSEDVRRLEPTEPVGPPAEADASTDRLVLFTSGTTGAPKGVRLTRGNLVASAVGSAHRLGVSASDRWLVCLPMYHMGGLAPLVRSTLYGTTTVLQRSFDPSETARVLSAASITGVSLVPTMLTRLLDEGWRPADGLRFVLLGGAPARPALIERCRDAEVPVYPTYGTTETASQITTATPAAAFEQPETVGRPLDGTSVAVLNDGDPCQPGEVGELVVSGPTVTPGYLDESQTADAFDEWGFRTGDLGYRDEDGRCFVVGRVDDMIVTGGENVRPARVARTIERLSAVETAAVVGVPDEEWGQRVAAAVVPATDELTAPAVIEAVADDLADFAVPKTVTLVDALPRTQSGTVDREQLRDLLGRSGND; translated from the coding sequence ATTGTGAGACTGCCCGATCCCGAGGAGTGGCCAGTCGAGAACCCGCTCCCCGGACGGTCGAACGACCTGTTGCGCGAGCGTGCCAGGGCGACCCCCGACGCGACGGCGCTGATCGACACGGACGGCGGGGACACGTGGACCTACGCGGAGTTCGACAGCCGAGTCGAGGCGTGGCGTGGCGGGCTGGCGGCGCTCGTCGACGAGCCAGCGCCCCGGATCGGGCTCGTGCTCCCGACGGGACCGGCGTTCGCGACGGCGCTGTTCGCGATCGCCCGCCAGAACGGTGTCGCAGTGGCGCTGAACGTCCGCGAGGCGACCGAGACCGTCGCGCGCCAGGCCACCACGGCGGGTGTCGACGCGGTGCTCTGTTCGCCCGCCACCGAGTCGACGGCCCGCGCGGTCGCTCCCTCGGAGGCCGTCGTCTGTTCGATCGCGAAGCCGTCGTCCGAAGACGTGAGACGCCTCGAACCGACCGAACCCGTCGGGCCGCCCGCCGAAGCCGACGCCAGTACCGACCGGCTCGTCCTCTTTACCTCCGGGACGACCGGCGCACCGAAAGGGGTCCGGCTGACGCGGGGGAACCTCGTCGCCAGCGCCGTCGGCTCGGCCCACCGGCTCGGCGTCTCGGCGAGCGACCGCTGGCTCGTCTGTCTGCCGATGTACCACATGGGCGGGCTGGCCCCGCTCGTCCGCTCGACGCTGTACGGCACCACGACAGTGCTACAGCGGTCGTTCGACCCGAGCGAGACTGCACGGGTCCTCTCGGCGGCGTCGATCACCGGCGTCTCGCTGGTCCCGACGATGCTCACGCGGCTCCTCGACGAGGGGTGGCGGCCGGCCGACGGGCTCCGGTTCGTCCTGCTCGGCGGGGCTCCCGCACGGCCGGCGCTGATCGAGCGTTGCAGGGACGCCGAGGTGCCGGTGTACCCCACCTACGGAACGACGGAGACGGCGTCACAGATCACGACCGCGACGCCGGCAGCGGCCTTCGAACAGCCCGAGACCGTCGGCCGCCCCCTCGACGGCACGTCTGTCGCCGTCCTGAACGACGGCGATCCGTGCCAGCCCGGCGAAGTGGGCGAACTGGTCGTCTCGGGACCGACGGTGACGCCGGGCTACCTCGACGAGAGCCAGACGGCAGACGCCTTCGACGAGTGGGGGTTCCGGACGGGAGATCTGGGCTACCGCGACGAGGACGGCCGCTGTTTCGTCGTCGGCCGCGTCGACGACATGATCGTGACCGGCGGCGAGAACGTCCGGCCGGCACGCGTCGCACGCACCATCGAGCGACTGTCGGCCGTCGAAACCGCGGCGGTCGTCGGCGTTCCGGACGAGGAGTGGGGCCAGCGCGTGGCCGCAGCGGTCGTCCCCGCGACGGACGAACTCACAGCTCCCGCGGTGATCGAGGCAGTCGCGGACGATCTCGCGGACTTCGCCGTCCCGAAGACCGTCACGCTGGTCGATGCGCTGCCCAGAACGCAGTCGGGGACGGTCGACAGAGAACAACTGCGAGACCTGCTCGGCCGGTCGGGGAACGACTAG